AGCATTGGCAGGTTTAAAAGATTTTCGTCAAATTTTAGAGTCCAACTTTCAcgttcaaataaaacaaatcgaCGAAAGTCATTCTAGCATAATTCTGCATATGCTGTGTTGGAAAGTCCAGAATCCTTTGGGTCTGTCTTTATACGTATAGAATGTTCTGAATATATTGGTATCCCTTAAAATCGacaaaaaatgataacattccACTTGGTCGTACAGGTATATGCATTTGTATCGTGTGCCTAAAAGTTGAGACCTAAGTTATAGTATAGGCGAGATATACGTGTTACAACGATTGCGTACACCTTCAGTAAGCGCATGGTTATGAGACGTCACGACCTACTTGCAATTGAAACATCGACATTGGAAATTGAAACCACTTACCGGTAACCCAAATGAGGAAGTACGGTGCACAAAAACAAGTGCCAACTGGCATGGTGAAGCTTGAAGAAGGACTTGCCGAGACGTAGACAACTCGTCACTTCATCGTTCAAAATCAGACTGCATCCAAagtgttgtttatttgtgttgacATGGATAACTGTGTCATATTTATGTTCCCGACAGGAATTGTCTTTGTTGTAAACCGAGCACATGTCATAAATCACCTTATCATGTGATTCTTTGTGTGATGATGTCATGAAACTATACTATTCATGTGATCGTGAAATACGTCAAGAACGGTAGCTTAACGGTCAAGCACTCTGAAATACACATGCATTTCCAGCATCGACTGCATACATTACCCgtatctgtcagtctgtgtgtgtgtctgtctgtgtgtgtgtgtctgtctgtttgtttgtttgtttgtttgtatgtctgtctgtctgtgcgtgcgtggCATAATAATTAGTATAAATTAGGTGTTTTACTTGTGTACCCACAAAAGGATTCATCTAAATTAAACAAATCGTGGCTATACGTAGTATACTACGTCACGTACAGTATACTACGTCACGTACAGTATACTACGTCACGTACAGTATACTACGTCATGTACAGTATACTAAGTCACGTACAGTATACTACGTCACGTACAGTATACTACGTCACGTACAGTATACTACGTCACGTACAGTATACTACGTCACGTACAGTATACTACGTCACGTACAGTATACTACGTCACGTACAGTATACTACGTCACATACAGTATACTACGTCACGTACAGTACAGAACGTCATGTACAGTATACTACGTCAATAACGTGATAcaggacacaaaataaaattcctGTCCATGACTCTGTATATTTTGCGTTATGATATATTGTCCAATACTATTATCTTAAGAGGCGTCGGCTTAAATAATGTGTAATATAATATCTTCTGTCATTTCAGCAAATTTCCGGAGAGAGATTAGATATAATATTGTATGGGCAATACCGTGTATTATGGTTTATAGGTAATTGCACCGCCTCTGTGGAAAACTACGatacatataatatgtacatctatatacagtgtatgttaCGGGTAACACCATTTGTTTATAGGTTGAGTAGATTTGCAAGTAATAGCTGACTCACAGTTTTTGTCTGTTGTGTTTACTTCATAAACCTGCTAACTACCTCcatatcaaagtataaacacattaaaaaaataagctcaactcaaaatttacttttgaatattttttattacaaagaaaaataatatgTATTCCTTGGCAGCATAttgatatttgtaaataaaatacaattcaatGTAACTTATTATATAAACTTATGtcataacatttgaaatatgataACTTCTTCATTTCAATACTTTCTAAGACTTAAGATAAAAACTTGTACACTTAAACAGTTTAAAGAAAATAACTTATTCATTTCATTATGATAATGCCATGTGCGTCCATTTACACTGTTAACAAAAAAGAAGATTGaagaaaatttgacatttatagaGCTACCAGCCGTCACTCTTATAAACATTGTCGTAAACGtatttacataaaatgtcaACTTTTCCTTACTAAAGGCTCTATCCCGGTGTTATAGTTGATACAATACTATAGTTAATGTTTTTATATGGCAATTGAATGTTAGCTGCTtaacaacatatatacatgtatacagtatgtacacacatgtacacatgcatacatacatacatacatacacacttacatacatacatacatacatacatacatacatatatacatacatacatacatacatacatacatacatacatacatacatacatacatacatacatacatacatgtatacatacatacatacatacacacttacatacatacatacatacatacatacatacatacatacacacttacatacatacatacatacatacatacatacatacatacatacatacatacatacatacatacatacatacatacatatacacataaatatgtataaaaaaaatcggTTCCAGTTCGTGTAACCTTTTACCTTGACAGGTATTCAGAGTAAGGTTTTGTAATGTTTGTTCGTGTATCATAGTCATAATATCATCATCCACAGCTGGTGTAAAAACCTTAATGTTGCATGAAGAGCTTGCAACTGGTATGATAACTTGGGACTTCCAAATTATAAGCGTTGTAACTAGGTGATGAACTTCCAATGTTTTATCATTGAAACTAGGTGATAAATCTCCAAAGCAGTACTTTTGTAGCTAGGAGTTGAATCTCCGCCATCTTTCAAGTGGATGTCGTTATGGTTCCATTAAGGCAATAATTTACACCATTGATGTAGTTATTGCCATAGAATATCGATGGTCGTTATTCTGTGTGGCATTATTATCAGGAATCCCACTTCAATAAAGCCTCGATGACCTTGGACCAATGTCTCTACATGGTGTGGCATTTTGACCCGATACATTCGGGTTTATACCGCCTGCTCATTAGACTGCCTGTTTTTCCCCAGAACACTCGATGTTCTTTGATCCCTCAATCTAACTGTATTGCTGTCGACGGACATGTTCCTACAATAAAGAACCACTATGATTATTCCTTAAAGTTCATGTCTAATAATCTAATAATTAATCTTTCGCCATGGGTACTGTCCAAAAGTGTGCCTACTTGAGACGAATAACACGTCAGAAAAAACATCAACTGCTGCAAACTGCGAGAAATTCATGATATTCACACCCAAATTCTAGAAAGTTATTTCATTTATCTCGATAATATGAATGTAATTATTTCTACCCTTATATTCATCCACTCTCAAAGTTGATCATTTTATAGATGAACGtgaatttttgaaatacaggaaactaaaattattgtatcacACACCTGTACTACTACCCATAGTGTGAATAGAATTTGTTACGTACGTACCTTTGGAAATCGAGTTGCCTTTTTCTCAGTTTCAGCAAGAGTACGATTAGTGCAACAACAGcaaacacaagaaaaataatgacaccAATTAGCACCAGGAAGTATATACCAAACTTGTCTCCTAGAAGAGGATAAGTTGAGAATATTAGAcgttattaacatattaaagtaaAGTGATCTCTAATTTTCGattttataaaatgaaaaagtGGTCGACCGTTTGAAGTTGGGGGAGGGGGACATTAAGAAATTTCAAAGTTGTCACCAATTGGAAATATTGCATAACCAGCCTGAATTATGTATATGAAGTGCTAGCTTCATACCGTATTAATGTGGACGGTGCATCCAAGGTCACCCGCAAATACACCCCTCTCCCCAACTCCTGTCTCGGTTAAAACAACTTCAATGAAATTCCCTAACTTCTCCGAAAACAAGTAGACCATAACTTAATACAATCTTACAAATTTTCAAAGactatttttttacatttacatgGGAAATATATGTGATCAAATTAGCACAGTCATGTAACATTGTTATTCTTCGGGTCGTGATTAAAAATGTACTTACATTATATACGCGTAAAAGATAAATAAAGCTAACGTATAGCCATACGGATAAGAAGGTGGTATTTACTTGCAaacagtattttatttaaacatGTAAAAAcgttgttattatacgtacaggaagtgatttgtaaacacaCTGGGTAAACAGCAAGTAATAACATTATATATGCATCGTGACGTTTCATTACATGGGGAAACGACCTACGCATGTGCAGACTATTTGTGACGTAGTAATTGCTTGTGTTTACATAATctatttacaaatcacttcttTAGACCTGTAGGTGCCGATGATAACAAActctttttacacatttgtagCTATTTTAAACTTATTGagtttaatacaaatatggtcttgggctatgttgtttcacaaagTCTATTTTTACATTGCCAAGTAGAAAAATGTAGTAACAATCGCTATTGATTCAAAACTCGAAATATATACCAATGTCTCATACGTAAAGCAATTAATATTAATGAAGCAGTAGTCACGCGGGTCACGGGCATAGTTTCTCACCTTCGTTTTCAGTCTCCAAAGCGTCGTTAAACTCTTCGTATTTCTGTAAATCTGGAATACAGAAGGTTTGTATAAGTTAGCCGTTCTAGAAGTTATCCAAGTAGGTATTGACAATGAAGATAGTAATTACTTCTTACTGTCACCTTTTGTAAAATCATTCGAACGAGTAGAAGTATCTGGCCATGGATGTTTACCAGAGGCTGACGTTCCTCCGAGCTTTCCACTTGCTTCTGGTAAAAGACCTTCCTTTGCGGTTGTCCCAGCCGATTCGTCATCCGATGATGTTGACATCAGCATTGTGTGCTCAATGGAACCAGTAACTACAATAAGAGGTTTACAATTTATTTAGCTGGTAAAATATTTAAGGTTAGCCAGTATTTAAGCACGTAAAAAGATacgcaatatatatatatatata
This is a stretch of genomic DNA from Glandiceps talaboti chromosome 9, keGlaTala1.1, whole genome shotgun sequence. It encodes these proteins:
- the LOC144440280 gene encoding uncharacterized protein LOC144440280 isoform X2, whose product is MEDFSSEPRKCLTLQITRGDSKASESDNYSVSVDSTSPSTLKASVQVKHSGGEGKYFLLIDVTYYDIVRRRCNFEVYQTATTVTGSIEHTMLMSTSSDDESAGTTAKEGLLPEASGKLGGTSASDLQKYEEFNDALETENEGDKFGIYFLVLIGVIIFLVFAVVALIVLLLKLRKRQLDFQRNMSVDSNTVRLRDQRTSSVLGKNRQSNEQAV
- the LOC144440280 gene encoding uncharacterized protein LOC144440280 isoform X1, whose amino-acid sequence is MEDFSSEPRKCLTLQITRGDSKASESDNYSVSVDSTSPSTLKASVQVKHSGGEGKYFLLIDVTYYDIVRRRCNFEVYQTATTVTGSIEHTMLMSTSSDDESAGTTAKEGLLPEASGKLGGTSASGKHPWPDTSTRSNDFTKDLQKYEEFNDALETENEGDKFGIYFLVLIGVIIFLVFAVVALIVLLLKLRKRQLDFQRNMSVDSNTVRLRDQRTSSVLGKNRQSNEQAV